From the genome of Vulpes lagopus strain Blue_001 chromosome 2, ASM1834538v1, whole genome shotgun sequence, one region includes:
- the TMEM91 gene encoding transmembrane protein 91 isoform X1: MDNPSLRELQQPLLAGVGCGPPIQKPGEPQLGPPFRETAFAESLRGWQFLPPPVPSVSAGLGELGPPDLEDASSSDSDSDCDGGSLLSPLLPHDHLGLAVFSMLCCFWPVGIAAFCLAQKTNKAWAMGDVQGAGAASRRAFLLGVLAVGLGVCTYAAALVTLAAYLASREPP; this comes from the exons ATGGACAACCCCAGTCTTCGAGAGCTCCAACAGCCTCTGCTGGCGGGTGTGGGCTGTGGGCCCCCCATCCAGAAACCTGGTGAACCCCAGCTGGGGCCTCCCTTTCGGGAGACGGCTTTTGCGGAGTCCCTGAGGGGCTGGCAGTTCTTGCCCCCACCTGTTCCTTCTGTGAGCGCTGGTCTTGGGGAGCTAGGGCCCCCTGACCTTGAG GATGCATCATCCAGCGACAGTGATTCGGACTGCGACGGGGGCAGCCTTCTCTCCCCGCTCCTCCCGCACGACCACCTCGGCTTGGCTGTCTTCTCCATGCTCTGCTGTTTCTGGCCTGTGGGCATCGCAGCCTTCTGCCTGGCCCAGAAG ACCAACAAGGCTTGGGCCATGGGGGACGTCCAGGGCGCAGGGGCCGCCTCCCGCCGCGCCTTCCTGCTGGGGGTCCTCGCCGTCGGGCTGGGCGTGTGCACCTACGCGGCCGCCCTGGTGACCCTGGCCGCCTACCTGGCCTCCCGAGAGCCGCCCTAG
- the B9D2 gene encoding B9 domain-containing protein 2: protein MAEVHVIGQIMGATGFSESSLFCKWGVHTGAAWKLLSGVREGQTQVDTPQVGDMAYWSHPIDLHFATKGLQGWPRLHLQVWSQDSFGRCQLAGYGFCHVPSSPGTHRLDCPTWRPLGSWREQLARAFVGGGPQLLHGDAIYSGADRYRLHTAAGGLVHLELGLLLRHFDRYGVEC, encoded by the exons ATGGCTGAGGTGCACGTCATCGGGCAGATCATGGGGGCCACCGGTTTCTCGGAAAGTAGCCTCTTCTGCAAGTGGGGCGTCCACACAG GGGCAGCGTGGAAGCTCCTGTCTGGCGTGCGGGAGGGCCAGACACAGGTGGACACCCCCCAAGTAGGGGACATGGCCTACTGGTCCCACCCCATCGACCTGCACTTCGCCACGAAAGGCCTCCAAG GCTGGCCCCGGCTCCATCTCCAGGTGTGGTCGCAGGACAGCTTTGGCCGCTGCCAGCTGGCGGGCTACGGCTTTTGCCACGTGCCCAGCAGCCCGGGCACCCACCGGCTGGACTGCCCCACGTGGCGGCCCCTGGGCAGCTGGCGGGAGCAGCTGGCTCGGGCCTTCGTGGGTGGCGGCCCTCAGCTGCTGCACGGGGATGCCATCTACAGCGGCGCCGACCGCTACCGGCTGCACACGGCGGCCGGAGGCCTGGTCCACCTggagctggggctgctgctgcgcCACTTCGACCGCTACGGGGTGGAGTGCTGA